From a region of the Paenibacillus sp. FSL R10-2734 genome:
- the rseP gene encoding RIP metalloprotease RseP: MEMVQVVLLTVLMFFVLVTVHEWGHYYFAKRAGILVREFAIGFGPKLFSYKRNETQFTLRLLPFGGYARMAGEDPEIIEIGSGQTIAVRLGQDNKVKNIYLDALDTRKNVIRGEALHTDLENDLQIRLDVDGEVTTYEVHPQAMMIRGTQQTQIAPKDRQFGSKTVGQRALAIVAGPVMNFLLAFVLFAIHLQMVGIPVENPTYVKIGDISEGMPAQEAGLQKGDIIVSINGEKIGSDYKKMIDLTSESKGKEMKWTLQRGDETLNVTLVPRSMEGQEGGKIGITPELPTRKAGIGETLTGSGKAMVDTTEAIFLGFKQLINKFNMDDIGGPVRTFEVTGQIAQQGIQYLTYWAAILSLYLGIFNLLPIPALDGSRLAFLGVEALRGKPVDPSREGMVHFVGFALLFLLMIAVTYNDILRLISG; this comes from the coding sequence TTGGAAATGGTTCAAGTCGTTTTATTAACGGTGCTCATGTTTTTTGTTCTGGTGACTGTTCATGAATGGGGTCACTATTATTTTGCCAAACGCGCCGGTATACTCGTGAGGGAATTTGCTATCGGTTTCGGTCCGAAACTGTTTTCTTATAAACGGAATGAGACACAATTCACTCTGCGTTTACTGCCTTTTGGCGGTTATGCTCGGATGGCTGGTGAAGATCCAGAGATTATTGAAATTGGCTCAGGACAGACCATTGCGGTAAGACTCGGCCAGGATAACAAAGTGAAGAATATTTATTTGGACGCACTGGATACACGTAAAAATGTCATCCGTGGTGAGGCTTTACACACCGATCTGGAAAATGATTTGCAAATCCGCTTGGATGTGGATGGCGAAGTTACTACTTATGAAGTCCATCCGCAAGCTATGATGATCAGAGGGACTCAGCAGACTCAAATTGCGCCCAAAGATCGTCAATTTGGTAGCAAGACCGTAGGTCAACGTGCACTGGCTATTGTTGCGGGTCCTGTAATGAACTTCCTTTTAGCCTTTGTACTGTTTGCCATCCATTTGCAGATGGTTGGTATTCCGGTCGAGAATCCTACTTATGTTAAGATTGGCGACATCTCTGAAGGAATGCCGGCGCAAGAGGCAGGATTGCAAAAGGGTGACATTATTGTCTCCATAAACGGTGAGAAGATCGGTTCCGATTACAAAAAAATGATTGACTTAACCTCAGAGTCCAAAGGGAAAGAAATGAAATGGACGCTGCAACGTGGTGATGAGACCCTTAACGTGACTCTCGTTCCTCGTAGCATGGAGGGACAAGAAGGCGGTAAAATTGGGATTACACCTGAACTGCCTACCCGCAAAGCAGGGATTGGCGAGACGTTGACAGGTTCAGGTAAAGCTATGGTCGATACGACCGAAGCTATCTTTCTGGGCTTTAAGCAATTGATCAATAAATTCAATATGGATGATATTGGAGGCCCGGTTCGTACCTTTGAGGTAACCGGTCAAATTGCCCAACAAGGTATCCAGTATCTTACTTACTGGGCCGCTATCCTAAGTCTGTATTTAGGGATCTTTAATCTACTACCGATTCCAGCACTAGATGGAAGCCGACTGGCGTTCCTAGGTGTGGAAGCATTACGTGGTAAACCTGTAGATCCGAGTCGTGAGGGTATGGTTCACTTTGTTGGATTTGCACTGCTATTTTTATTAATGATTGCTGTTACGTATAATGATATTTTACGTTTGATCAGCGGCTAA